One genomic window of Caenorhabditis elegans chromosome I includes the following:
- the C32E8.1 gene encoding RING-type domain-containing protein (Confirmed by transcript evidence), translating into MKQEDCRSKRIAEQVGHDAVPVKKVPWEEQQLMKKVKRLQSENEKLKVQLDDMVDCFVETKEALEKEKRVTDFLKKAISDLKTLPIECEICAVQYGDSGMTVPRVLPCGHTICTECAGNIIQNKMIRCPFDRKVYKFNNKTIENLPKNFSLINQ; encoded by the exons atgaagcaaGAGGATTGCAGAAGCAAGAGGATTGCAGAGCAAGTAGGACACGATGCGGTGCCAGTGAAAAAAGTTCCTTGGGAAGAGCAACAGTTGATGAAGAAAGTGAAGCGTCTGCAATCGGAGAACGAAAAGTTGAAGGTGCAGCTGGATGATATGGTGGATTGTTTTGTGGAAACGAAGGAGGCTCTTGAGAAGGAAAAACGTGTGACGGACTTCCTGAAAAAGGCGATTTCCGATCTCAAAACTCTTCCGATTGAATGTGAGATTTGTGCAGTACAATATGGGGATTCTGGAATGACCGTGCCTCGTGTTCTGC CGTGTGGCCACACAATTTGCACCGAATGCGCTGGAAATATTATCCAAAACAAGATGATCCGTTGTCCATTCGATAGAAAAGTGTACAAGTTCAATAACAAGACGATCGAGAATCTGCCCAAGAATTTTTCTCTCATAAATCAGTAG
- the C32E8.9 gene encoding Ethylmalonyl-CoA decarboxylase (Confirmed by transcript evidence), translated as MSGKVVRPSAALLEVFKSWQGGAIRVQRNEKLKTRLDVILDRPEKNNCLSGEMMKQFGEHTELFSDDQNAIIVVSGVGKSFCSGADLGLIKDISDQKLGVQMFEYMSSILSLLHSSPAISIAKIHGHALGGATEICSSTDIRIAHSGSKIAFFQSKMGIVPSWGGAEYMEGIMGRGRALAAMGRANVMSAEEAKDQGYVDYVYKSEDEAENFINQVASAGLKVTRAQKAMLNAVKIGKTEQKQVLEAVWNGETHRNALQKQLEAVVKK; from the exons ATGTCTGGAAAAGTG gttagACCATCCGCAGCACTGCTGGAAGTCTTTAAATCATGGCAAGGCGGTGCGATTCGAGTTCAGCGAAACGAGAAGCTGAAAACAAGACTTGACGTAATTCTGGACCGCCCGGAAAAGAATAATTGTTTGTCTGGAGAAATGATGAAGCAGTTTGGAGAGCACACTGAg ctattttccgATGATCAAAACGCAATTATCGTTGTTTCGGGAGTTGGAAAATCGTTCTGCTCGGGTGCTGATTTGGGTCTTATCAAAGAT atttcggACCAAAAGCTTGGCGTCCAAATGTTCGAGTACATGTCATCAATTCTTTCACTTCTCCACTCATCACCAGCTATTTCAATTGCGAAAATCCATGGCCACGCACTCGGCGGAGCCACCGAAATTTGCTCGTCGACCGACATTCGAATTGCTCATTCTGGCtcgaaaatcgcattttttcaatcgaaaatggGAATTGTTCCGTCGTGGGGAGGTGCCGAATATATGGAGGGAATTATGGGTAGAGGACGAGCATTAGCTGCAATGGGACGGGCAAATGTTATGTCAGCTGAGGAAGCAAAGGATCAAGGATATGTGGATTATGTGTACAAAAGTGAAGATGAAGCTGAG aaCTTCATCAACCAAGTGGCTAGCGCTGGTTTGAAAGTGACAAGAGCCCAGAAAGCTATGCTGAACGCtgtaaaaataggaaaaacgGAGCAAAAACAAGTGCTGGAAGCCGTCTGGAACGGGGAAACTCATCGAAATGCACTTCAGAAACAACTCGA